Proteins from a genomic interval of Pseudodesulfovibrio nedwellii:
- a CDS encoding DUF2971 domain-containing protein produces MTASTCETILKNGTLQYSCPLVFNDPFDGQATINPNYSADDLQRVLFAFIQNLLKTDTPPKFASSNEDSERLYILWLNRQTILAEGLLDNMASCFSKIKDNDVWRELNDKLKESIKNTKVLCLAEKKDNLLMWSHYADNHKGVVFNFIIDEKYDSAWSAAQKVRYCSGYPTVSAEEMASSLVGLSSQPIEEIVLDRFITSKSMDWSYEKEWRVVVHMSDDDSYVYYGFQPAELKEIYFGCRVSEESKNRILQLVKSRYNHVDLFQCVKNDTCYKLDFESL; encoded by the coding sequence GTGACAGCTTCAACTTGTGAAACCATATTAAAAAATGGAACGCTTCAATATTCTTGCCCATTGGTCTTTAATGATCCATTTGACGGTCAGGCTACAATAAACCCCAATTATTCAGCAGATGACTTGCAAAGGGTTTTGTTTGCATTCATTCAAAATCTTCTAAAAACTGACACACCACCAAAATTTGCAAGTTCGAATGAGGATTCTGAAAGATTGTATATATTGTGGCTGAATAGGCAGACCATATTGGCGGAAGGTTTGTTAGATAACATGGCTTCTTGTTTTAGTAAGATAAAAGATAATGATGTTTGGAGAGAATTAAATGATAAATTAAAAGAAAGTATTAAAAATACGAAGGTACTTTGTTTAGCGGAGAAAAAAGACAACCTTTTGATGTGGTCTCATTATGCTGACAATCATAAAGGGGTCGTGTTTAATTTTATAATAGATGAAAAATATGATTCTGCATGGAGTGCCGCGCAGAAAGTTCGTTATTGTAGTGGCTATCCTACTGTTTCCGCAGAGGAAATGGCGAGCTCCCTTGTCGGTTTGAGTTCCCAGCCGATTGAAGAAATTGTTTTAGATCGTTTTATTACATCCAAAAGTATGGACTGGAGTTATGAAAAGGAATGGAGGGTTGTTGTCCATATGAGTGACGACGATAGCTATGTGTATTATGGTTTTCAACCTGCAGAGCTTAAAGAAATTTATTTTGGATGTCGGGTTTCTGAGGAGAGTAAAAATCGGATTCTTCAGCTTGTGAAGAGCCGTTACAACCATGTGGATCTTTTTCAGTGTGTAAAGAATGATACTTGCTATAAATTAGATTTTGAGAGCCTATAA
- a CDS encoding cyclic nucleotide-binding domain-containing protein, whose translation MKEIPFDPNDRETVVRLRQMPVFGAITEDRLPNVLGMTTLRRYEKDETIIREGDTDQTVYFLIMGSCTVVIEGVKVNSINKIGDIFGEMGIIDQKPRSATVRAEKPVLCLVLDSNFMERLEGVDKLLAEALFYRIFSEMLSARVRDANARILELEDKLEECSMNQ comes from the coding sequence ATGAAAGAAATCCCCTTTGACCCGAACGACAGGGAGACAGTGGTAAGGCTACGACAAATGCCGGTATTCGGAGCCATAACCGAAGACCGTTTGCCCAATGTCCTTGGGATGACGACACTACGCCGCTATGAAAAAGATGAAACCATCATCCGAGAAGGGGATACGGATCAAACAGTTTATTTCCTCATAATGGGCAGTTGCACCGTTGTCATTGAAGGAGTGAAGGTCAATTCAATCAATAAAATCGGCGACATTTTTGGCGAAATGGGCATCATTGACCAAAAACCTCGGTCTGCCACTGTCAGAGCTGAAAAACCCGTACTTTGTCTCGTGCTGGACAGCAATTTCATGGAACGTCTGGAGGGCGTGGACAAATTGTTGGCGGAAGCACTCTTTTACCGCATATTTTCCGAGATGCTATCCGCCCGCGTCCGGGACGCCAATGCCCGCATATTGGAATTAGAAGACAAATTGGAAGAATGTTCCATGAATCAATAA
- a CDS encoding Crp/Fnr family transcriptional regulator — translation MREVPFDPDNDDIMERLKSVPVFDNLPESHIREAMRAASIRRYEANETIIQEGEFDNQVFFLIFGCLSISVQGTEVGQLKRLGDVFGEMGIIDGSPRSATITTKKTSLVISMDDTAIGSLGDTSKIFTQAVMYRVFAEVLAVRLRAANQKIADMQTELKASKE, via the coding sequence ATGCGCGAAGTACCCTTTGATCCAGATAATGACGACATCATGGAACGACTGAAAAGTGTTCCGGTCTTTGACAACCTCCCTGAAAGTCATATCCGCGAAGCCATGCGTGCGGCCTCCATCCGCCGTTATGAGGCCAATGAAACCATCATTCAAGAAGGGGAATTTGATAATCAGGTTTTCTTCCTCATCTTCGGGTGTCTCTCAATTTCCGTGCAAGGCACCGAAGTCGGTCAATTGAAACGACTAGGCGATGTATTCGGTGAAATGGGGATTATCGATGGCAGCCCAAGGTCAGCCACCATCACCACGAAAAAAACCTCACTGGTCATAAGCATGGACGACACGGCCATTGGCTCATTGGGGGATACCAGCAAGATTTTCACACAAGCCGTCATGTACCGGGTATTCGCCGAAGTACTTGCGGTCCGTTTGCGGGCTGCAAATCAGAAAATTGCAGATATGCAGACAGAGTTAAAAGCATCGAAAGAATAA